The stretch of DNA AGCCGCACGTGAACGTCGGCACCATCGGTCACGTCGACCATGGCAAGACCACGCTGACCGCGGCGATCACCAAGACGCTTGCCGAGAAGGGCTGGGCGGACTTCACTCCGTTC from Actinomycetota bacterium encodes:
- a CDS encoding GTP-binding protein, whose translation is MAKKKFERTKPHVNVGTIGHVDHGKTTLTAAITKTLAEKGWADFTPF